In Carcharodon carcharias isolate sCarCar2 chromosome 3, sCarCar2.pri, whole genome shotgun sequence, a single window of DNA contains:
- the nxph1 gene encoding neurexophilin-1: protein MQAVYWYAVLLLQSSLYLVTCVHGNNPQKLELLKTDSPKNTQKHIWTESSKDLSISRLLSQTLSGKENATAVDLHYETPVPYSDQDIWDWLRNASDQKEPRPRLKRRPIVKTGKFKKMFGWGDFHSNIKTVKLNLLITGKIVDHGNGTFSVYFRHNSTGQGNVSVSLVPPTKIVEFDLAQQTVIDAKDSKTFNCRIEYEKVDKAKKTTLCNYDPSKTCYQEQTQSHVSWLCSKPFKVICIYISFYSTDYKLVQKVCPDYNYHSDTPYFPSG from the coding sequence GTTACTTGTGTTCATGGAAATAATCCTCAAAAATTAGAACTTCTAAAAACTGACAGCCCTAAGAATACGCAAAAGCACATATGGACAGAAAGCAGCAAAGACCTATCTATCAGCCGCCTGCTTTCACAGACATTATCTGGCAAAGAGAATGCTACTGCTGTGGACCTGCACTATGAAACTCCAGTACCTTACTCTGACCAGGATATATGGGATTGGTTACGAAATGCCTCAGATCAGAAGGAGCCCCGCCCTCGACTTAAGAGGCGACCTATAGTCAAAACGGGCAAGTTTAAGAAAATGTTTGGCTGGGGAGACTTTCATTCCAACATCAAAACCGTTAAGCTAAACCTACTCATCACAGGCAAAATAGTGGACCATGGAAATGGTACCTTTAGTGTCTACTTCCGCCATAATTCTACTGGCCAGGGGAATGTTTCTGTCAGCCTGGTGCCCCCTACAAAAATTGTGGAATTTGACTTGGCTCAACAGACGGTGATTGATGCCAAAGATTCAAAGACATTTAACTGCCGCATTGAGTACGAGAAAGTGGACAAGGCGAAGAAGACTACGCTTTGCAACTATGATCCATCAAAAACTTGTTACCAGGAGCAGACTCAAAGCCATGTGTCATGGCTCTGCTCCAAACCCTTTAAAGTCATATGTATTTATATTTCATTTTACAGTACAGATTATAAACTAGTGCAGAAAGTGTGTCCAGATTACAATTACCACAGTGACACTCCTTACTTCCCCTCTGGCTGA